The region GCTTCTTAAAGGATATCCGCAATTTTTACTGTTGTCAGAGTATCTCTCTTGTTTTCCAGACAATTTTTTTACAGGGGAGGGATACTACAAATATCTCAATCTTGTTTATAGTAAAAAAGGGATTATCGGCATAATTGATATATATGAAGATATTTCAAGGGTATCGATGGAGACAAAAGATGTCGGTTTCCCACCTTTTTCCTCTGTATCACATATCGTAGATTCACAACACATGATTTGCAACAGCGTTTTAAAGGAGCATATATCAGACCTGAATACAGTTAAACTGGAAGAACTTCAAAGGATTTATAACATTATTAATTCTATGGAAAAAGTTAACAGTGATTTATTGATACGATTCAATAATGTGCTGAATTATCGGTATAACAAGGGAGAGAAAGAGGTTGAAGTGCTGAAAGATGCTGTCTATAATATGTTGAGGCAATTAAATAAGAAAGATAAAAAAAGGAAGAAGAAAAGATGACAAAAGAAGAGGCATTAAAGGAACTGGGGTTAGAACCCTCTGCGGCAGGAGAGGAGATAGAGAAGACATACCATAAGCTTGTCAGACGCTATCCGCCGGAGTTTCATCCAGACAAATTCAGAAGGATTGATGAGGCATACCGTTTCCTAACATCTTTTTCAGCTATGCTTGAGCGTCTTTTGTCTTTTCAAACACAGTCGCATACTTTAGATAAGGAATTGTTCGCTTTTAATGTAGAACCGCCTGCCGGTATGATTGAAGAAGGGATAAAGGAATTAAAGAAGGCGATAAAAATGGCTCACTTATGGAATGTTGTTGATTCTCGATGAATTTTGGTGTAAGAAAAGGAGATAAGGAGATAGGGAGATTATGGAGATTGCCATCTTCATCCGTATCTCTCAAATAAAAAAATTCGACCTGTGCGGTTAGAAATTACAAGTAAATTTCCTCAAACCTGAAAGGTTTGATTTTTACATAACCGTAGATAAAATCTACGGAGAGAAGAAAATCTCCTGCTTACTACTCAACCCTGAAAGGGTTGAATTCTAACCATGGATTACATTCGA is a window of bacterium DNA encoding:
- a CDS encoding DnaJ domain-containing protein, which encodes MTKEEALKELGLEPSAAGEEIEKTYHKLVRRYPPEFHPDKFRRIDEAYRFLTSFSAMLERLLSFQTQSHTLDKELFAFNVEPPAGMIEEGIKELKKAIKMAHLWNVVDSR